One Elaeis guineensis isolate ETL-2024a chromosome 10, EG11, whole genome shotgun sequence genomic window carries:
- the LOC105053065 gene encoding LOW QUALITY PROTEIN: photosystem I chlorophyll a/b-binding protein 6, chloroplastic (The sequence of the model RefSeq protein was modified relative to this genomic sequence to represent the inferred CDS: inserted 1 base in 1 codon), translated as MALAIGSFAFCNVQPRVKAPNPVSRIIKXFARLPSRTNATKGVSSVCEPLPPDRPLWFPGSTPPEWLDGSLPGDYGFDPLGLGSDPELLRWFAQAELMHGRWAMLAVAGILVPECLEKFGFLENFSWYEAGAQQYFADPVTLFIVQMILMGWVEGRRWADYIKPGCVDIEPKFPNRKNPKPDVGYPGGLWFDFMMWGRGSPEPVMVLRTKEIKNGRLAMLAFMGFWFQAIYTGEGPIENLMAHLADPGHCNIFSALSSH; from the exons ATGGCACTGGCTATTGGTTCCTTTGCATTCTGCAACGTCCAACCCAG GGTGAAGGCCCCAAACCCTGTTTCAAGAATAATCA ACTTTGCAAGACTACCAAGTCGAACAAATGCAACTAAAGGGGTGTCCAGTGTGTGTGAACCCCTCCCACCAGACAGGCCTCTGTGGTTCCCTGGAAGCACCCCTCCAGAATGGCTTGATGGAAG TCTCCCTGGAGATTATGGCTTCGATCCTCTTGGACTGG GTTCCGATCCAGAACTTCTTCGATGGTTTGCACAGGCTGAACTGATGCATGGCAGATGGGCAATGCTTGCTGTTGCTGGAATTCTTGTCCCTGAATGCCTCGAGAAGTTTGGCTTCCTTGAGAACTTCTCATGGTACGAGGCCGGGGCTCAGCAGTATTTCGCAGACCCTGTGACATTGTTTATAGTCCAAATGATTCTAATGGGATGGGTAGAGGGAAGGAGATGGGCTGACTATATAAAGCCTGGTTGCGTTGACATtgaacccaagtttccaaatcgAAAGAATCCTAAACCTGATGTGGGTTACCCTGGTGGTCTTTGGTTTGACTTCATGATGTGGGGTCGCGGCTCGCCGGAGCCGGTGATGGTGCTGAGGACAAAGGAAATCAAGAATGGCAGATTAGCAATGCTCGCTTTTATGGGGTTTTGGTTCCAAGCTATTTATACCGGAGAGGGTCCGATCGAGAACTTGATGGCTCACCTGGCTGATCCTGGGCACTGCAACATTTTCTCG GCATTATCATCTCATTGA